The Paramormyrops kingsleyae isolate MSU_618 chromosome 12, PKINGS_0.4, whole genome shotgun sequence region TGTTGAGGTTCTTCCACAGTATGGAAAGGTGTGGACtttgatttttgtgtttttcaagTTTGGATAAGTATGGAAAAGGAGAGAGTATGGAAACATGTTTCCAGACTATTGCAACTAATCAGTCTACTATAATTTCCAGTGAAAAATATCAATGTAGGCTACCTTGCAATGTACAACGCTCACAGCTGGGAAATGCAAGTTTTCACATGTTCGGCTTGCCGATCCCAAGTAATGTAACTGGTTGGCTAAGGATCCCAAATGCGAATTGGAAGCAAAATACAAACTGTGCGTAAAGTTGGTCAACATTTGGAATACGGGCGAGATGTTATAGCCGCATGGTGGGCAGAAATGTTACCGTTTGGTTGCAACCAGCGGCCGGTCCTGGCAGGATGGCCAGTTGGGCGGGACAGCATTCTCTGGGGGCATCGACTTAACAAACCACCCAGGCCAACTGCCTATTTAACGCACTGCGTGTGCCAACTCCTGTTTCTCCACCCAGCCCTGGCAGCTGTTTCCATCACCACCCTGGGGTTGGTGACTTTTAGGTTCTCCACCCTGGATtttcttaatttaaaaatggaaaGTGTGTAGGGAGCTAGAGGAACCTTGATCTCCTGCCAGCTTTGTTCACTGGTATCTCTCTTTTGTCtctgccagtccatcacacatctgatgctccccccccccccccctccggggTACATgccattttgtattttatttgccaTGTGATCTTTTAATGTCTATGGTCTTGATAATTAACTGGGTATTTCCTTCCCTCTCGTGTCTTTGACAAAAAGGAGATTCATTGTTTTAATCTGTTTAAGATTCATGTTCTAATCATCACTTATGTTTGTGCCACGAATCACGTGGAACCTCTTTCCAAGGCTGGATGGCCCAGCAGGGGACGTAAAACCATAACAACAGGAAGCTCTAGCAGTTGACAATGAAATCCACTCACACTATAATATTATAGTACGCTAGAGACATAccaatatatatttaatcatAAAGTTAGTGTTATGGGTCTACTtaactgtaaataaaaacatgatAGCTATAATTTACTCTACATTTTCTTTCCAAATGCGCTCGGtgtggttgttgttgttaagTTGCTGTGAAATCTATTAATTGTCTGCCCCCTGGCGTTTCTAATTCAAATTTCCCTCCGGAAACTATGACGCGTTCGTTTGTGCAGGTTACGAGAAGCTCTTCGTGCGTTTTATAAAATCCGAAATATTAATCAGTTGCAAACAATATATGAGCACACCAGGCAAGATTAAATGCTGATTGTTTCAGTTCAAGGTATGCTAAAGCTTCTGTATTTGTACTTTTAGAATTTGATGAAACTGTAAAACGGAGAAAACATCAGCATTCGGGTGCATATGCACTACAGCATATCAGTGGCCGAGGAAACGAAGCAAAACCAAAACATATTCGCATTAAAATAAAACGTGCTTCTTAGCAcaaaatgaatgcatttcaAATTAAGAAACTAAATATAATACTGTAAACTGCATACAACATAAGTTATATAAGTTGTTTTAAGTATGAAAGTATTTAATGTGGGTTTAAAATATTGTATTCAATTATCTTATAAGGTACATGTATATCGGAAACATTCTAATTCTCATCTATGAATAACAAGCAATTTGTTTTAACCGTAACTGACGGAGCATGCATTGAAGTTTTCAGGATTTCCGCAAGCATGGTAATTACCAAAAACGTTTGAGGGGTGTACCGCAAAAATGAATTAAAGTCGAACTCGAGATTCATTTCTGTAATCTTGAACTGTGGCACGCTGCTGGTGTTCATTCAAATCAAGGTGAAATTAGTGATTTGAATAAGTTGTTTTTGTCTTATTGCCATGTTATACATTTGCGACACATTGGCGATGTAATTTTTTATCGTTTGAAAATATTTGGAAATGTTGCATAGCAGAAAAATATCGTGTGATGTGGCAGAATAGAATAAATTAACCGTGAAATGGCCTCTTTATTTGGTGCCCCTGCCTAGTACTATAGCTAAGACTCACTTTTGCCTCCGGAAATCCCTTCTGTAAACTTTCTCTGCCATTACCCTCCTCgtataaataaaaatcacacccattcattcattcattttccatacccgTTTGTTGCCAGTTCAGTGTATATGAATTTAAACATACCCTGCGTCCTGTCTAACATTAGATGATTGGTGGACACAAAGTGTACggatatattttttgtttattattgtgtataaaataatatatgtaCATTACAAGATTTCTTATGCATTGAAGCCAGCTGTACCGTGTATTTTATgtgattttcataaaaaaaaattcatgtgTACAATTTTATAAGACTTACCTTGTCAAGTACAGAATataaattccatccatccatttttataCCCGTTTGTCATatagtttgttttttgttcatatGTCTATCTGTTTAATCGCAATACAAGCTGATATCAATCAAGATTATCAATCAAATGTTTTTTCCATCAGATACAGTTCGTCAGATAaaatatcactttttttttttaatccaccccaatacatttaataaataatcacCTTGCAAATCACCAACCGTTTAATGCAAATCGGCATGGACAGTCTTTAATATAGTGTAAAAAATATACACAGTTAAAAAATATACACAGCTTTatcatttaaaacattattggGGGCTGTCTGGTTTTCCACTTAGTTTAATAGATACGTCTAGAATCTTACGCATAGTAAATGACTGGAGAGAAATgtcaatttaaaatgaaaagggGGGAATGAAAAGGAGAGGCACTGGGATGCATGAATGAACTGCAAGAATACAGGGGATCCAGGCATGCATGAAATGacaaaaataacacagaaacaggaaatgaataaaaacaaCACAGGAAACCCAATTTCTGTTTCAAAAATAGATCAACGTTCTTATTCTCTGCTTCCTCTACCTTCCCAAATCTTTTCTTTTCCTCATGCGTGCATTTTGTTGAAAATGCACTCAATGTTTTGTagttttggtaaaaaaaaatacataaggAAACTTTAAAACCCATGCTTACCTACATCAATCaataaaataacaaacataTTAATGTCATGCGTAAAGAAAGCCGGGTTTTGAAAGAATGCACAAGTGAAAAAGCTGtataaaacattacaaacaCAAAAATGCATGTATACTTTTTACAGTATTTACTAAAACAAGCTTAAATGAgaaattttattaaatgtctacaacaaataaaacattctTTTAATATCAGAATGAAATTCAGAcctcagatttaaaaaaaaaaactgtgatggGGAATGTACCAACTATTTCTGGTATTATACCAGAAGTGAAAAATTAAGGTGCAGTCCCATTAACATAAAGAGCAAGACCTAatttgtatttacatatatagtATATGAATCATCTCACCTCAGACTGACAAGTCCATGCCACGTTAATGTCAACACAGTTGGTGGTCATTCGGGATGCTCGCCAACCTGAATGCAAACCAGACCTTTATCTGGAAAGCATTCGTTTTGGTTCCGGGACCTTTGTTTTTTGATGAAAAGTTCTTGTTACTAGGCACTTGGAAGAAAACACTGGTGTTTCATGATGGCGCCGTTGATATAAAAGGTCATGTCGATGACTTAGTTATATGAATCACAGTCGCTGTTTCGGTTTGAGGAAGGCTCTCTGCCGGGCTGTACAGACAGTCTCTCCAGTGCTGTAGGATAGCAAATGCAGTCATTGACGCTATATCCAGAGTTACAAAGTTGCAGTTTAAATAAACACTCAGTCTAGTATCCAGTTCTGAACAGTTAGTGCTGGTAACAGGTGACCTCATCATCACGTTTGACACGTGAGTAAGTGAAGATGAAAGCCAAGACAGACATCCAAACCCTGTTGCCATCTTTGTAGTCAAATTACCTGAATTCAGTTATattaattaaaacacaacagTGGACTTAATAGAAATCTGAAGTGCGTTATTCATCAGCTGCACATGTCgtataaatgtatataactAGGTAAACTTTTCTCACAAAGATGGAGCCACATTCAAATGCCGTAAAATTCACCTCATAATCTTGCCAACAAAATGGAAATATGTCATGAAAACGCTTCAAATTTCAAATGGTATAAGTTGTGACTGGTATACTTTTAGCTGTTCTATAGCTGTTTCAAGAACGTTGGTTTACGGGTGTACCGGCATATATTCCACGCACTCACCGGGGTACGAGTATCTTGCTGAGTTGCTGGAAGGCATTCCAGCCTGTGCTCTATAAAACGACACTGACACAACATAAAGACAGATGTCATACAGAAAAATACAGATTCGGTGGTTCCTGTACAAAACGAGTGTATTAACCTACGTGACGGTCCAAGCAAGAGACTGACTAGTGGTTTAGGTTCCAGTGCAAATATAACCAGCTGCTGAACCTTTGCTGGAGCTGCTAATAAAACATTTCGAGGTGATAAAATACAATGTGTGCGCGGCTTTGGGTAATAACGCAGAGCACTTACCACTCTGACTCTGCGTGGGTCCGATCCACTCCCGATTCCGCCGCTTAAACACTGCGCAGAAAAAGCACCATTTATGTACAGAAAACCCACAGTCACAGTGGAAAGAGTTCCGCATCCAAGTCAGCATGGAACATGATGTTTAAGAAACAAGGAAACCAAAGGGATTCAAATCATGTCCCCAGGTGAAGTCTGACTGTAGCATTGCCATGCAAAGCTGAACATTTACCGTATTTTGCTTTTTACAGACATATTAACTATAAAGCAACATGTAGCAAAATAGCCATCCAGAATAGAAGCATATGCTGaccattaaatatatatattggtgtcaGACTGATAAAACCTGTAGCAATCAAAGGAGGATGCAGGTACATTGCGATGTTTCCTATGAGAGGCCTTAGCATGACTACTGAGAGCTTAAttttcagtgtttctcaacttaCATTTGTTGTAAAGGGTGGTGCACCTCTTATGTCCAAACCTGAGAAGAAGCAGGACTAGGATCCCCGTGATGAGCAGACCAGTCACAGTCTTGTAGCCTGCTAGTTCTTTACTCTTGGGGAGAGCTGGATGAGCAGAATGAAGGAACTGAGACCTCTGCTTTTAAAAAGACACTCTAGTTCTACCACAGAAAGACGCCGAGCACCTTCAAAAATACTCCTTCCTGTCATAAGTGGTGCTCAAAAACCATGAACTTTAGGTTCAGAGCTGATGGCATGGTGAGATAGTATTGAAAATAACtttcaaaaatgtttaaaatgcacaaatgtATGCACACCGGCTTACCTTTACACATAATCTCCAGCGTTATACAGTTGTCCTTTGGTATAAATCCATTTACCTCAATCTTGTAACCCGTATGGTTTTGTGACCGTTTCCATCCCTTGAATCCGTCACATCCCAGGTGGGCACAGAACATGTTCTTGAAGGATTCCAGCTTTTCAGAACTGTCGTGGCAGAGTGGGCGCGCGTTGAAGTGATTAAATACGTGCTGGAGGTGGAGGGCCCCCTGGCACGAGCTCACCGTGGCATTCACGTTGATGAACGCCAGGACCGGTGGAGGAGGAGTAGCAAATGATGGTGTTGAGGCCGTCCCAGGTGTAGAACATGGCGCACAGTTAGTCGTACAATTGTTCCAGCTGGGTGTCGTTAGATTGGCAGGATGAGTGGACAGGGATTCATTGCACACAACTGCAATAAGAACaaataagttattttatttttgctgttgttGCTGATGTGATGAATAACCCTCCATCCATCTACTAATTACTTATCCAGTGTAGGATCACTAGGGTCCTGGAGCCTATTTGAGGAAACAGaggacacgaggcagggaaATATCTCAGACAGTATTCTGGCCCTACCACAGGGCACAagtacacacgcacgcacaatcACGCACTGCAGCCATCTTAAGGACATCAAATCACGTTACTGCATGTCTTCAAATTGCATGAGAAAACCCAAGTTACAAGGGAAGAAAACAGGATGAACACGGGGtgagcacagggagaacacaggGTGAACACGGGATGAACACAGGGtgagcacagggagaacatggggTGAACACGGGATGAACACAGGGTGAGCACGGGGAGAACACGGGGtgagcacagggagaacacaggGTGAACACGGGATGAACACAGGGTGAGCACAGGGAGAATACGGGGTGAACACGGGATGAACACAGGGtgagcacagggagaacacaggGTGAACACGGGATGAACACGGGGtgagcacagggagaacacggggtgagcacagggagaacacaggGTGAACACGGGGtgagcacagggagaacacggGATGAACACAGGGtgagcacagggagaacacaggGTGAACACGGGGTGAACACGGGATGAACACGGGGtgagcacagggagaacacggGGTGAACACGGGGtgagcacagggagaacacaggGTGAACACGGGGtgagcacagggagaacacggGATGAACACAGGGtgagcacagggagaacacaggGTGAACACGGGGTGAACACGGGAtgagcacagggagaacacggggtgagcacagggagaacacaggGTGAACACGGGGtgagcacagggagaacatggggTGAACATGGTAAGTACAAAAATGCACAGAGCTGAGATTAAATTCAAATGTGCCGCCCTGGAGAAGTGACATCACTGTgcaagattattattattattatgtttttgttgtttgaccAATTTCTGTAACTGCATCTATATCATTACAGTAAAAGTAATACTGATCATAGCAGCAGTAGCAGCAATTAAAAGTTTTACTTTTACTCTTTTCCTTTTAAGACAGGACTAACTTTTATATATCTGCTTCAAGCAAGATGCATAAAGTGACCTGAACTGCAGCGACCAAACGACAAGCAAAAAACTGCAAACGACAGCATCTCGAAAACGCTGCATGCCATACATCTTCAGTCATGTTCCTGCAGATCACCTGTTCCTGCTTGCTTGTATTGAATTAGCATTGACTTGGCTGTTGTGACAATATCTGCATGTTGCCTCTAAGCAACTGAAGAGTGTTACATGTAAATGcaaacaaaattttaaaaagctaATTTTACTTCGTTCGTTTCTGTTATGTATCTGACACAATAGCAAAAACTCTACAACTaaaattaaattactgctgCAAGAGTGTCGTTTTTAAGAAGGTGAACAATCATAATTGCACttgcattgttattttaacaacAAACAAACTCTCATTTATAAATTTGCTCAGCGCACCTAATATCTCAATTCACAAATATCAAGACTGGTGGTCAGTTATAATTACCTAATTGCAAGTTCAGCAGGAACAACAACAAGATTACATAAGAAGGCTGTCACACTGCTGCTGTAACCCAAAATCACTCCACAGCTGGAGAAATGGCCCTAACTGATCAAACATACAGCCAACGTGGAATGTGTACCCTGCATCGTTTGACAGAAATTACATTCGTACCTAACCACAAAAACATAATGCGTTATTGCCGCTTGGACAAtactaatattaataaatatgctAATAAAAAAATGACGCTTGTTTTTTTAATCCTTATTCTGATGTGGAACTATGACTATGAAATCTGCCGAATCATGGCTGAAGCATTTCGACACCTATCTGAAAGTCATCGCATTGCTTGCAGTAACAATCTAATACACCCATGCATGTAATTCTTCACTCACCAATTAGCATGCGATTATTTTGCCCCGCCATCACCTCACCATCTTGCCACACTTGCtaagttaattaattgagctggtggtgaaattcaATGAAGACATGGCATGGTTttggtgcccctgaggagatgtttgggaactgaaacAGTGTTCATCTGGCCGTCCAACAAGATATGAAGAtataactttttggagaacagatgaAATGCTTCTTTGGATTTATCATGTCACTGATCCATACTGAACTAtattcttaaaatattttaaaacgtttttttctgagcaaataaaCACTTACTTCCCAGATAAATGTTTGATGGCCTGCGACTTTTGCACCGTACTGTAAATAATACGTTCATAATACTTTTTTGATGCACGTTAAAGTGTGAAATCAAGAAGTTTCCAAGGCGAAGTTTTACTTCTGTATGATAACAGGCCAAATACATTCCTGTTGTTCCGTTTATATTGAAAAAGGCGCCAAGTGTTTGCTTATATTCAGATACAACAAACGGACTGCTATGTTTATTgaaccaaaaacaaaacttacCAAACAGTAATACGGCAATAATTGTCAGCTTCACCATCGTCACTGAAAGAGTAATTTAAAGTACAAGGTTATCAAATACGCAGGGATGAGTCTCACCGGTgaggtttaaaaaaatcataaatgtATGCAAATCTAATTTATGCTATCAACTTAAGGCTAAATAAACACAACAATGGGGAGatgaatttattaaaaattgTTGAGAAAATAATGAACGGCGCCAGTATAATGGTTATATCCTAATAGGgcctacaattttttttttttttaaaaacagcaaGACCGAGCATGTCATTTTCTATAATCGTAACAATTACTGTCACTGTTAGGCTGACTTCCATCAGATATCTGTGTTATTTAGTTGGATAATCTCATTATATTCCAGTTAAAAAAGTGTTATTACAAGACAGAACATTACTTTAAATCGATCTCATTTTGCATCAGTCAAATTCATGTCTTACCCCTAGAAGTTTTCGCAGAGCGAGAGATATGGAGAGAAGCACGAGAGACCGAAGACCAGCACGAGAAATGAAGGTGAAGGAAGTGTGCACGAGAGAAATAGTGCGTCTCTCCCATCGGCTCTGCTGCTCTTTCTCGGTCTCTCTGCATACATAGAACTTCCTTGCATCAAAGTGTGTTAGCGATGAaaagagagaagaaaaaaaaagaaagatgggggtgggggagaagGGAAGCATAGAATAAGCAGATGAACGAGGAGtgagaaaaagaaaagataCTTAGCGAGTAAGAAATGATTGCGATGTTTATGAGACAGAGACTATgttaattttttccatttttatgcTCCCCAAGGTGCACAAAATTGCGTCACACTTAAGTTTCTCACACGCATGGTGCAGACAGTGTGTTACGTACAGTGTCCAGTGGATACCTGTGCAGACGCTGCAATAAATAAAGATCTGTTTACTCTCTATTCTATGTATTCCATTAAACCACTAGTCGCACCAGGACACAAGTCAGTAGACGAGTTATGACTGTTGTATGATTCGGTTCTCACttggtttcattttctttcaTCTTTCGCGGGTGGTTTACCGTTCAATGGATTTACTGAGAAAAATACCCAGTGCGCAGCTCCAGCT contains the following coding sequences:
- the LOC111836301 gene encoding uncharacterized protein codes for the protein MQRDRERAAEPMGETHYFSRAHFLHLHFSCWSSVSRASLHISRSAKTSRVTMVKLTIIAVLLFVVCNESLSTHPANLTTPSWNNCTTNCAPCSTPGTASTPSFATPPPPVLAFINVNATVSSCQGALHLQHVFNHFNARPLCHDSSEKLESFKNMFCAHLGCDGFKGWKRSQNHTGYKIEVNGFIPKDNCITLEIMCKALPKSKELAGYKTVTGLLITGILVLLLLRFGHKRCTTLYNKLFKRRNREWIGPTQSQSVSFYRAQAGMPSSNSARYSYPALERLSVQPGREPSSNRNSDCDSYN